The Amycolatopsis viridis genome window below encodes:
- the yidD gene encoding membrane protein insertion efficiency factor YidD, with the protein MNDASTDAPQKVERPGPVARVLLLPLRFYRRFISPYLPPSCRFYPSCSTYAVEALTRFGAAKGSYLALRRLLRCGPWTMPGRDPVPEVFSWRHRRPGLSTEE; encoded by the coding sequence GTGAATGACGCCAGTACGGACGCACCGCAGAAGGTCGAGCGCCCCGGGCCGGTCGCCCGGGTCCTGCTGCTCCCCCTGCGGTTCTACCGCCGCTTCATCTCGCCCTACCTCCCGCCGAGCTGTCGCTTCTACCCCAGCTGCAGCACGTACGCGGTCGAGGCCCTGACCCGTTTCGGCGCCGCGAAGGGCAGCTACCTCGCCCTGCGGCGCCTGTTGCGCTGCGGCCCGTGGACCATGCCCGGCCGTGACCCGGTGCCCGAGGTGTTCTCCTGGCGCCACCGCCGACCTGGTTTGTCAACCGAGGAGTAG
- the yidC gene encoding membrane protein insertase YidC, translated as MLDFIYYPVSFILWCWHKVFGFVFGADNAIAWILAIIFLTFTVRGIMFKPFVNQVRSMKKMQEFAPELKKIQKKYANDRQRQAAEMQKLQKEHGVNPLGSCLPMLLQIPVFIGLNWVLRAFSINPNPGQPKTENYFFNQQGVESYVNAKLFGVNIGDAIHSTSMLGGVNGGWHWDVAPVAIPLMILASILTHLTARHSAQRQNLNPDSLTPQTAMMQKLTMYIFPLGVLVFGAFFPIGLLFYWLANNGWTLMQQRLVYTRIDKEEAEKKAEAAEKRNALAPRPGAKPKPGQKPVQQPKSTGEDAAAGDGQSEERSAGQGKSGSKAGSPHRFPQQGSRPQNGAGQKRKKPSQGSKNSGPKGSGQKRR; from the coding sequence GTGCTCGACTTCATCTACTACCCCGTGTCCTTCATCTTGTGGTGTTGGCACAAGGTCTTCGGGTTCGTCTTCGGGGCCGACAACGCTATCGCGTGGATCCTCGCGATCATCTTCCTGACGTTCACGGTCCGCGGCATCATGTTCAAGCCGTTCGTGAACCAGGTCCGGTCGATGAAGAAGATGCAGGAGTTCGCGCCGGAACTGAAGAAGATCCAGAAGAAGTACGCGAACGACCGGCAGCGCCAGGCCGCGGAGATGCAGAAGCTCCAGAAGGAGCACGGCGTCAACCCGCTCGGCAGCTGTCTGCCGATGCTGCTGCAGATCCCGGTGTTCATCGGTCTGAACTGGGTGCTGCGCGCGTTCTCGATCAACCCGAACCCGGGCCAGCCGAAGACCGAGAACTACTTCTTCAACCAGCAGGGCGTCGAGTCCTACGTCAACGCGAAGCTGTTCGGCGTCAACATCGGTGACGCCATCCACAGCACCAGCATGCTCGGCGGTGTCAACGGCGGCTGGCACTGGGACGTCGCGCCGGTCGCGATCCCGCTGATGATCCTCGCGTCGATCCTGACCCATCTCACGGCACGGCACTCGGCGCAGCGGCAGAACCTGAACCCGGATTCGCTGACGCCGCAGACCGCGATGATGCAGAAGCTGACGATGTACATCTTCCCGCTGGGTGTGCTCGTGTTCGGTGCGTTCTTCCCGATCGGTCTGCTCTTCTACTGGCTGGCGAACAACGGCTGGACCCTGATGCAGCAGCGCCTGGTCTACACGCGGATCGACAAGGAAGAGGCGGAGAAGAAGGCCGAGGCGGCCGAGAAGCGCAACGCGCTCGCTCCGCGCCCGGGGGCGAAGCCGAAGCCGGGTCAGAAGCCGGTGCAGCAGCCGAAGTCGACCGGGGAGGACGCCGCGGCCGGCGACGGCCAGTCGGAGGAGCGGTCGGCGGGGCAGGGTAAGTCGGGTTCGAAGGCCGGTTCTCCACACCGCTTCCCGCAGCAGGGATCACGCCCGCAGAACGGCGCGGGACAGAAGCGCAAGAAGCCGTCGCAGGGCAGCAAGAACTCAGGACCGAAGGGCTCGGGGCAGAAGCGCCGCTGA
- a CDS encoding Jag family protein codes for MAETIETIDADDEAPAAEETSSSTEDLLVREGDIAGDYLERLLDLLDYDGDIDLDVESGRAIVSIDGGDDLEKLVGGRGQVLEALQELTRLAVQQETGTRSRLMLDIAGWRAGRRAELTELGRTTAETVKETGEKVRLQPMSPFERKVVHDAVAAVGGVKSESEGEEPKRRVVVMPDA; via the coding sequence ATGGCGGAGACGATCGAAACGATCGACGCCGACGACGAAGCGCCCGCTGCCGAGGAGACGAGTTCGTCGACGGAGGACCTGCTGGTCCGCGAGGGCGACATCGCCGGTGACTATCTCGAGCGGCTGCTGGATCTGCTCGACTACGACGGGGACATCGACCTCGACGTGGAGAGCGGCCGCGCGATCGTGAGCATCGACGGCGGAGACGACCTGGAGAAGCTCGTCGGCGGACGCGGTCAGGTGCTCGAGGCGCTGCAGGAGTTGACCCGGCTCGCGGTGCAGCAGGAGACCGGTACCCGGAGCCGGCTGATGCTGGACATCGCGGGCTGGCGTGCGGGCCGCCGTGCCGAGCTGACCGAGCTCGGTCGCACCACCGCCGAGACGGTGAAGGAGACCGGCGAGAAGGTCCGGCTCCAGCCGATGAGCCCGTTCGAGCGGAAGGTCGTCCACGACGCGGTCGCGGCCGTCGGTGGCGTCAAGAGTGAGAGCGAGGGCGAGGAGCCCAAGCGGCGAGTCGTGGTGATGCCGGACGCGTAG
- the rsmG gene encoding 16S rRNA (guanine(527)-N(7))-methyltransferase RsmG, which yields MVPVPEVAARVFGDGLERAVEFAGMLERYGVERGLIGPREVDRLWDRHLLNSAVIGERIDTGAKVIDVGSGGGFPGVPLAIARPDLDVVLIEPMARRADWLNEVIETLDLDVIVERGRAEEKVLRKRIGTADVVTSRAVAPLARLAAWCLPLVREGGMMLAVKGVSAQDEIARDASAVARVGGGAPAVFECGVGVLDTPTTVVRVERVRGVHGRRRAG from the coding sequence GTGGTTCCGGTGCCCGAGGTGGCGGCGCGAGTGTTCGGTGACGGCCTCGAGCGGGCCGTCGAGTTCGCGGGGATGCTCGAGCGGTACGGGGTCGAACGTGGGCTGATCGGTCCCCGCGAGGTGGACCGGTTGTGGGACCGGCACCTCCTCAACTCCGCGGTCATCGGCGAGCGCATCGACACCGGAGCGAAGGTGATCGACGTCGGCTCGGGGGGCGGCTTCCCCGGAGTACCGCTCGCGATCGCGCGGCCGGATCTGGACGTCGTGCTCATCGAGCCGATGGCGCGGCGTGCGGACTGGCTGAACGAGGTGATCGAAACCCTCGATCTGGACGTGATCGTCGAGCGAGGTCGAGCCGAGGAGAAGGTGCTCCGCAAGCGCATCGGGACCGCCGATGTGGTCACCTCCCGCGCGGTTGCTCCCCTGGCCCGCTTGGCGGCCTGGTGCCTCCCGCTGGTTCGTGAAGGTGGCATGATGCTCGCAGTCAAGGGAGTCAGTGCCCAGGACGAAATCGCTCGTGACGCGTCGGCGGTCGCCCGCGTCGGTGGGGGTGCTCCAGCGGTCTTCGAATGCGGTGTCGGTGTGCTCGATACGCCGACGACCGTGGTGCGGGTGGAGCGCGTGCGCGGTGTGCACGGCCGACGGCGTGCGGGATGA
- a CDS encoding ParA family protein encodes MTPPASDWTPIAEEAVRAARVLHPDPNSLPRPDRRRVLTVANQKGGVGKTTSTVNLAAALAVHGLKTLVIDLDPQGNASTALNVDHRSGTPSIYDVLLGDLPLGEAMAVSEQSPNLFCVPATIDLAGAEIELVEIPSRESRLKEALNGDVVDQLGMDYVFIDCPPSLGLLTVNAMVAAREVLIPIQCEYYALEGLGQLLSNIELVQRHLNPALTVSTILLTMYDGRTKLADQVTAEVREHFGDVVLKTVIPRNVKVSEAPSYGQTVLAYDPGSRGAMSYVDAARELAERGTGNGTRRGML; translated from the coding sequence GTGACCCCGCCTGCGTCAGACTGGACCCCCATTGCGGAAGAAGCCGTGCGCGCCGCCCGCGTGCTGCACCCGGACCCCAACTCCCTCCCCCGCCCGGACCGGCGCCGCGTCCTCACCGTCGCCAACCAGAAGGGCGGTGTCGGCAAGACGACGAGCACGGTGAACCTCGCCGCCGCCCTCGCCGTGCACGGCCTCAAGACCCTCGTCATCGACCTGGATCCGCAGGGCAACGCCAGCACCGCGCTCAACGTGGACCACCGCTCCGGCACCCCCTCCATCTACGACGTGCTCCTGGGGGACCTTCCGCTCGGGGAGGCGATGGCGGTCAGCGAGCAGTCTCCGAACCTGTTCTGCGTTCCTGCGACCATCGACCTCGCCGGCGCCGAGATCGAGCTCGTCGAGATACCGTCCCGTGAGTCGCGGCTCAAGGAAGCTCTCAACGGTGATGTGGTGGACCAGCTCGGTATGGACTACGTCTTCATCGACTGCCCGCCCTCGCTCGGGCTGCTCACGGTGAACGCGATGGTCGCCGCCCGCGAGGTCCTCATCCCGATCCAGTGCGAGTACTACGCGCTCGAAGGGCTCGGCCAGCTGCTCAGCAACATCGAGTTGGTGCAGCGACACCTCAACCCCGCCCTCACCGTCTCGACGATCCTCCTCACCATGTACGACGGCCGCACGAAGCTGGCCGACCAGGTGACCGCCGAGGTGCGCGAGCACTTCGGTGACGTCGTCCTGAAGACCGTGATCCCCCGCAACGTGAAGGTGTCCGAGGCGCCCAGCTACGGCCAGACGGTGCTGGCGTACGACCCGGGCTCGCGGGGTGCGATGAGCTACGTCGATGCGGCACGGGAGCTGGCCGAGCGCGGAACCGGTAACGGAACGAGGAGGGGCATGTTATGA
- a CDS encoding ParB/RepB/Spo0J family partition protein: protein MTERRGGLGRGLAALIPTGPSAGENAASSRPETPPRNGDKDWFTANSEVVPGGEVAGAVYREIPTSAVKPNPKQPRQVFDEDALAELEHSIREFGLMQPIVVRELGNGEYELVMGERRLRASQRAELEHIPAIVRQTADEAMLRDALLENIHRVQLNPLEEAAAYQQLLDEFEVTHEELATRIGRSRPVITNTIRLLKLPLPVQRRVAAGVLSAGHARALLSLEDPEAQEELATRIVAEGLSVRATEEAVTLKKSEAPAKPKAAPRKPLQAPGLQDLANRLSDTFDTRVKVDLGRRKGRIVVEFGSIDDLERIVAIMDPNRANRAGGTDEE, encoded by the coding sequence ATGACCGAGCGCAGGGGTGGACTGGGGCGCGGCCTGGCCGCGCTGATCCCGACCGGGCCGTCGGCGGGCGAGAACGCGGCTTCGTCGCGTCCGGAGACGCCGCCGCGCAACGGCGACAAGGACTGGTTCACCGCCAACAGCGAGGTCGTACCGGGCGGTGAGGTGGCGGGCGCCGTCTACCGTGAGATCCCGACCAGCGCGGTCAAACCGAACCCCAAGCAGCCGCGGCAGGTCTTCGACGAGGACGCGCTCGCCGAGCTGGAGCACTCCATCCGCGAGTTCGGCCTCATGCAGCCGATCGTGGTGCGGGAGCTGGGCAACGGCGAGTACGAGCTCGTCATGGGCGAGCGTCGTCTGCGTGCCTCGCAGCGGGCCGAGCTCGAACACATCCCGGCCATCGTCCGGCAGACCGCTGACGAGGCGATGCTGCGCGACGCCTTGCTGGAGAACATCCACCGCGTCCAGCTGAACCCGCTCGAAGAGGCGGCCGCCTACCAGCAGCTGCTCGACGAGTTCGAGGTGACACACGAGGAGCTGGCCACGCGGATCGGTCGCAGCCGCCCGGTCATCACCAACACCATCCGCCTGCTGAAGCTCCCCCTCCCCGTGCAGCGCCGCGTCGCGGCTGGAGTGCTCTCGGCTGGGCACGCCCGCGCACTGCTCTCGCTCGAAGACCCCGAGGCGCAGGAGGAGCTGGCCACCCGGATCGTGGCCGAAGGTCTGTCGGTCCGGGCGACCGAGGAGGCGGTGACCCTCAAGAAGAGCGAGGCGCCGGCCAAGCCGAAGGCCGCTCCCCGCAAGCCGTTGCAGGCTCCCGGTCTGCAGGATCTGGCTAACCGGCTGTCGGACACCTTCGACACGCGGGTCAAGGTCGATCTCGGCCGCCGCAAGGGACGCATCGTCGTCGAGTTCGGCTCGATCGACGATCTGGAGCGGATCGTGGCGATCATGGACCCGAATCGGGCGAATCGGGCGGGCGGAACCGATGAGGAATGA
- a CDS encoding D-alanine--D-alanine ligase family protein — protein MVMPTVAVLAGGLSHERDVSLRSGRRLSAALREQGLTVEEWDTDASLLDRLRSERPDAAVVALHGGQGENGSVQTVLEMLRVPYVGTSSHGCRRAWDKPTAKAVLSAAGYATPDWVVLPHSTFRELGAQGVLDAIVDHLGLPLILKPDQGGSALGAQVVRDAAELPAAMVGCFAYGDTVLAERLVDGVEVAVAVVERDGEPEALPAVEIVPESGVYDYTSRYTAGLTDFFAPARLGEESAKAVGELAVAVHRLLGLRDISRTDAIVSADGTVQFLEVNSSPGLTETSTVPMAIETAGTSLGEVFADLVARAIRRSA, from the coding sequence GTGGTTATGCCGACCGTCGCCGTTCTCGCGGGCGGGCTTTCGCATGAGCGCGATGTCTCGCTGCGGTCCGGCCGCAGGCTGTCCGCCGCGCTGCGGGAGCAGGGCCTGACCGTCGAGGAGTGGGACACCGACGCGAGCCTGCTCGACCGGTTGCGCTCCGAGCGGCCCGACGCGGCCGTCGTGGCGCTGCACGGCGGCCAGGGTGAGAACGGCTCGGTGCAGACCGTCCTGGAGATGCTGCGGGTACCGTACGTGGGCACCAGCTCACACGGGTGCCGCCGGGCCTGGGACAAGCCGACCGCGAAGGCCGTGCTGTCCGCCGCCGGGTACGCGACACCGGACTGGGTCGTGCTGCCGCACAGCACGTTCCGCGAGCTGGGCGCGCAGGGCGTGCTGGACGCGATCGTCGACCACCTGGGCCTGCCGCTGATCCTCAAGCCCGACCAGGGCGGATCGGCGCTGGGCGCCCAGGTGGTGCGGGACGCCGCCGAACTGCCGGCCGCGATGGTCGGGTGCTTCGCCTACGGCGACACCGTGCTGGCCGAACGGCTCGTTGACGGGGTCGAGGTGGCGGTGGCTGTCGTCGAGCGGGACGGCGAGCCGGAGGCCCTGCCGGCGGTCGAGATCGTGCCGGAAAGCGGCGTGTACGACTACACCTCGCGCTACACCGCCGGACTGACCGACTTCTTCGCCCCGGCCCGGCTGGGGGAGGAGTCCGCGAAGGCGGTCGGCGAGCTCGCCGTCGCCGTGCACCGGTTGCTCGGCCTGCGGGACATCTCCCGCACGGACGCGATCGTGTCCGCCGACGGCACCGTCCAGTTCCTGGAGGTGAACTCCTCGCCGGGATTGACCGAGACGTCGACGGTGCCGATGGCGATCGAGACCGCCGGCACGTCGTTGGGTGAGGTCTTCGCCGATCTCGTCGCGCGGGCGATCCGCCGGTCCGCCTAG
- a CDS encoding aminotransferase-like domain-containing protein, with translation MTTNPPEHTGRRDLDPHLARYAARTAGMTASEIRALFAVASRPEVVSLAGGMPNLAALPLDSLSTQVGEIIAEDGLVALQYGSAQGVPVLREQICEVMAMEGIAAHSDDIVVTVGSQMGLDMVTRLFCDPGDVVLAEGPSYVGALGSFAAYQAKVVHVVMDEAGLVPEALREALAAAERAGERVKFLYTIPNFHNPAGVTLAVERRAEILAICRTHGVLVVEDNPYGLLGFDGQTYPALRSLDPDNVVYLGSFSKTFASGLRVGWVLAPHAVREKLVLAAESATLCPPTFNQMIVSRYLATHDWVGQIKTFRENYRERRDAMLSALEQYLPPGCSWTHPDGGFYVWVTVPEGVDTKAMLPRAVTARVAYASGTGFYADGFGSRQMRLSYCYPTPERIKEGVRRLAAVLESEMDLMRTFGNVHMRAIPGPETPSPDTA, from the coding sequence ATGACGACGAACCCACCCGAGCACACCGGCCGCCGCGACCTCGATCCCCACCTCGCCCGTTACGCCGCCCGCACGGCCGGCATGACGGCGTCGGAGATCCGAGCGCTCTTCGCGGTCGCCAGCCGGCCCGAGGTGGTTTCGCTCGCCGGTGGGATGCCGAACCTCGCCGCGCTCCCGCTGGACAGCCTGTCCACGCAGGTCGGCGAGATCATCGCGGAGGACGGCCTGGTCGCCCTGCAGTACGGCTCCGCGCAGGGCGTGCCGGTGCTGCGGGAGCAGATCTGCGAGGTCATGGCGATGGAGGGCATCGCCGCGCACTCCGACGACATCGTGGTGACCGTCGGCTCGCAGATGGGCCTCGACATGGTCACCCGGCTGTTCTGCGACCCCGGCGACGTCGTGCTGGCCGAGGGGCCCTCCTATGTGGGCGCGCTCGGCTCGTTCGCCGCCTACCAGGCCAAGGTCGTGCACGTCGTGATGGACGAGGCGGGGCTGGTGCCGGAGGCGCTTCGGGAGGCCCTCGCCGCCGCCGAACGTGCCGGTGAGCGCGTCAAGTTCCTCTACACGATCCCCAACTTCCACAACCCGGCCGGCGTGACGCTCGCGGTGGAGCGCCGGGCCGAGATCCTCGCGATCTGCCGCACGCACGGTGTGCTGGTGGTCGAGGACAACCCGTACGGGTTGCTCGGCTTCGACGGCCAGACCTACCCGGCGCTGCGCTCACTGGATCCGGACAACGTGGTGTACCTGGGCTCGTTCTCCAAGACCTTCGCCTCCGGGCTGCGGGTCGGCTGGGTGCTGGCCCCGCACGCGGTGCGCGAGAAGCTGGTGCTCGCGGCGGAGTCGGCCACGCTGTGCCCGCCGACGTTCAACCAGATGATCGTGTCGCGGTACCTCGCCACGCACGACTGGGTGGGCCAGATCAAGACCTTCCGCGAGAACTACCGGGAGCGGCGGGACGCGATGCTGTCCGCCCTCGAGCAGTACCTCCCGCCGGGGTGCAGCTGGACACACCCGGACGGCGGGTTCTACGTCTGGGTGACGGTGCCCGAGGGCGTGGACACCAAGGCCATGCTGCCGCGCGCGGTCACCGCCCGGGTCGCCTACGCGTCCGGAACCGGTTTCTACGCGGACGGGTTCGGCAGCAGGCAGATGCGGCTGTCGTACTGCTACCCGACGCCGGAGCGGATCAAGGAGGGCGTGCGGCGCCTCGCCGCCGTGCTTGAGTCCGAAATGGACCTGATGCGGACGTTCGGTAACGTGCACATGCGCGCGATCCCCGGGCCGGAGACTCCGTCGCCGGACACGGCCTGA
- a CDS encoding GNAT family N-acetyltransferase: MSRRVVGVTLDNLEHLPKHCRRCVYWELAPHLRAQAEEFGQTEVEKEAWVSSVLLEWGSCGRIIYSDSLPVGFVLYAPPNLVPRSIAFPTSPPSADAVLLTSFQVLPEFRGGGLGRTLVQAVAKDMTRRGVRAIEAFGDARPDDADNELLGHTCVVPADFLSAVGFKTVRPHPKWPRLRLEIRSALSWKEDVEAALERLLGQVSITTAEPSAARA, encoded by the coding sequence GTGTCGCGTCGAGTCGTGGGCGTCACCCTCGACAACCTGGAACACCTGCCCAAGCACTGCCGCCGGTGCGTGTACTGGGAGCTCGCGCCGCACCTGCGGGCGCAGGCGGAGGAGTTCGGTCAGACCGAGGTCGAAAAGGAGGCCTGGGTCTCCTCGGTGCTGCTGGAGTGGGGTTCCTGCGGCCGGATCATCTACAGCGATTCACTGCCCGTCGGGTTCGTGCTCTACGCGCCGCCGAACCTGGTGCCGCGCTCGATCGCGTTCCCCACGTCCCCGCCGAGCGCCGATGCCGTGCTGCTGACGAGCTTCCAGGTGCTGCCGGAATTCCGTGGTGGCGGGCTGGGCCGCACCCTGGTGCAGGCGGTGGCCAAGGACATGACGCGCCGCGGTGTGCGTGCGATCGAGGCGTTCGGTGACGCGCGGCCGGACGACGCGGACAACGAGCTGCTGGGGCACACCTGCGTGGTGCCCGCCGACTTCCTCAGCGCGGTCGGCTTCAAGACCGTGCGGCCGCACCCGAAGTGGCCGCGGCTGCGCCTGGAGATCCGCTCGGCGCTGTCCTGGAAGGAAGACGTCGAAGCCGCCCTCGAACGACTGCTCGGTCAGGTGAGCATCACCACGGCGGAGCCGAGCGCGGCCCGCGCCTAG
- a CDS encoding N-acetylmuramoyl-L-alanine amidase, with protein MRVLRRGDVGDDVAEIRSMLASIGLLRPDAGNLFDHEVERAVRGFQQRRGLLIDGVVGSATYHVLRGATFHLGSRPLAYLISAPVHGDDVFTLQDRLTELGYDAGRPDGVFGPKTEQALRSFQRDYGLVIDGICGPATVRALRQLSPRARGGRPVLLREQEQVRQSGPRLRGKRIVIDPGHGGADPGVEIAGLREADIVWDLARRLEGRMKATGMEALISRGPDNGPAEAERAAFANNAGADLFLSLHCDRNSSPHAQGVASFHFGNGLGTTSTVGELLAGYLQREVAARTGLLDCRTHAKTWDILRLTRCPAVRMEIGYLSNPGDRAKLSDPAFRDIVAEGILIAVKRLYLLGEGDQPTGTFTFADVLAHELAKAE; from the coding sequence ATGCGGGTGCTCCGCCGCGGCGACGTCGGGGACGATGTCGCTGAGATCAGGTCGATGCTGGCCTCGATCGGCCTGCTCCGGCCGGACGCCGGCAACCTGTTCGATCACGAGGTCGAACGGGCCGTTCGCGGTTTCCAGCAGCGGCGTGGCCTGCTCATCGACGGCGTCGTCGGGTCGGCCACCTACCACGTGCTGCGTGGCGCGACCTTCCACCTGGGCAGCCGGCCGCTGGCCTACCTGATCTCCGCGCCGGTGCACGGCGACGACGTGTTCACGCTGCAGGACCGGCTCACCGAACTGGGCTACGACGCGGGCCGCCCGGACGGCGTGTTCGGCCCGAAGACGGAGCAGGCGCTGCGCAGCTTCCAGCGCGACTACGGCCTGGTCATCGACGGTATTTGCGGCCCGGCGACGGTCCGCGCCCTGCGCCAGCTCTCCCCGCGTGCCCGGGGAGGGCGTCCGGTGCTGCTGCGCGAGCAGGAGCAGGTTCGCCAGTCCGGTCCGCGGCTGCGCGGCAAGCGGATCGTCATCGACCCCGGTCACGGCGGTGCCGACCCGGGCGTCGAGATCGCCGGGCTGCGCGAGGCCGACATCGTGTGGGATCTGGCGCGCCGGCTCGAGGGCCGGATGAAGGCCACCGGCATGGAGGCCCTGATCTCGCGCGGCCCGGACAACGGCCCGGCCGAGGCCGAGCGGGCCGCGTTCGCCAACAACGCGGGCGCCGACCTGTTCCTGTCGCTGCACTGCGACCGCAATTCCTCGCCGCACGCTCAGGGTGTGGCGTCGTTCCACTTCGGCAACGGCCTTGGCACCACGTCCACCGTGGGTGAGCTGCTGGCCGGCTACCTGCAACGTGAGGTGGCCGCCCGCACCGGTCTGCTGGACTGCCGGACGCACGCGAAGACGTGGGACATCCTGCGGCTGACGCGGTGTCCGGCGGTGCGGATGGAGATCGGCTACCTGAGCAACCCGGGTGACCGCGCGAAGCTGTCCGACCCGGCGTTCCGCGACATCGTGGCCGAGGGCATCCTGATCGCGGTGAAGCGGCTGTACCTGCTCGGCGAGGGCGATCAGCCCACCGGTACGTTCACCTTCGCCGACGTACTGGCGCACGAGCTCGCCAAGGCCGAATAG
- the trxA gene encoding thioredoxin, with amino-acid sequence MSDTVKVTDQSFADDVLTSDKPVLVDFWATWCGPCKMVAPVLEEIAAEHKDKLTVAKLDIDENPGTARDYQVMSIPTLILFQGGKPVKQIVGAKPKAALLSDLSDVIA; translated from the coding sequence ATGTCCGACACCGTCAAGGTGACCGACCAGTCCTTTGCCGACGACGTCCTGACCAGCGACAAGCCGGTCCTGGTGGACTTCTGGGCGACCTGGTGCGGGCCGTGCAAGATGGTCGCCCCGGTGCTCGAGGAGATCGCCGCCGAGCACAAGGACAAGCTGACCGTCGCCAAGCTCGACATCGACGAGAACCCGGGCACCGCCCGGGACTACCAGGTCATGTCGATCCCGACGCTGATCCTGTTCCAGGGTGGCAAGCCGGTGAAGCAGATCGTGGGCGCGAAGCCGAAGGCCGCGCTGCTCTCGGATCTGTCTGACGTAATCGCCTGA
- the trxB gene encoding thioredoxin-disulfide reductase: MAAENVRNLIIVGSGPAGYTAAVYAARAQLEPLVFEGSQFGGALMTTTEVENFPGFRDGIQGPDLMEEMRKQAERFGAELRAEDVEKLELDGDVKYVTAHGTRYAAKAVILAMGSAARYLNVPGEQELLGRGVSACATCDGFFFREQDIAVLGGGDSAMEEATFLTRFARSVTIVHRREDFRASKIMLERARANEKIKWALNKQVVQVVGDTTVAGLKLRDTVTGEESVLDVTGFFLAIGHDPRSELVKGQIDLDAEGYVLTKGRSSYTNLPGVFAAGDLVDHTYRQAITAAGSGCSAAIDAERWLAEHAGTENAEVAPELVGGGYGPAN; encoded by the coding sequence GTGGCAGCGGAAAACGTTCGGAACCTCATCATCGTGGGGTCGGGTCCGGCCGGGTACACGGCCGCGGTGTACGCCGCGCGTGCCCAGCTGGAACCGCTCGTCTTCGAGGGTTCCCAGTTCGGCGGCGCGCTGATGACCACCACCGAGGTCGAGAACTTCCCCGGTTTCCGGGACGGCATCCAGGGCCCGGACCTGATGGAGGAGATGCGCAAGCAGGCCGAGCGCTTCGGCGCGGAGCTGCGGGCCGAGGACGTGGAGAAACTCGAGCTGGACGGTGACGTCAAGTACGTCACCGCGCACGGCACGCGTTACGCGGCCAAGGCGGTCATCCTGGCCATGGGTTCGGCGGCCCGCTACCTGAACGTTCCCGGCGAGCAGGAACTGCTCGGGCGTGGCGTCTCGGCCTGTGCGACCTGTGACGGGTTCTTCTTCCGCGAGCAGGACATCGCGGTGCTCGGCGGTGGCGACTCGGCGATGGAGGAGGCCACCTTCCTCACCAGGTTCGCCCGTTCGGTGACGATCGTGCACCGGCGCGAGGACTTCCGCGCCTCCAAGATCATGCTCGAGCGCGCCCGCGCCAACGAGAAGATCAAGTGGGCGCTGAACAAGCAGGTCGTCCAGGTCGTGGGGGACACCACCGTCGCCGGCCTGAAGCTCCGGGACACCGTCACCGGCGAGGAGTCGGTGCTCGACGTCACCGGTTTCTTCCTGGCGATCGGGCACGACCCGCGCAGCGAGCTGGTCAAGGGCCAGATCGACCTCGACGCGGAGGGCTACGTCCTGACCAAGGGCCGCTCCTCCTACACCAACCTGCCGGGTGTGTTCGCCGCCGGTGACCTGGTCGACCACACCTACCGGCAGGCCATCACCGCCGCCGGCTCCGGCTGCTCCGCCGCCATCGACGCCGAGCGCTGGCTGGCCGAACACGCCGGCACCGAGAACGCCGAGGTCGCGCCCGAGCTCGTGGGCGGCGGCTACGGCCCCGCGAACTGA
- the sigM gene encoding RNA polymerase sigma factor SigM: MTAAAPTDADLLAAHASGDPHAFTELVRRHRDRMWAVALRTLRDPEEASDALQEAFISAFRAAANFRAESQVTTWLHRIVVNACLDRIRRRQARPTVPLPETGVQEPATPRDSMADRETRLVIKDALAQLPEDQRLPIVLVDVEGYSVSETARMLGIAEGTVKSRCARGRAKLAKVLGHLRNPDAPVGVPASESKRERGRPGAQREREGR, translated from the coding sequence GTGACCGCAGCTGCACCAACGGACGCCGACCTCCTTGCGGCGCACGCGTCGGGCGATCCGCACGCGTTCACCGAACTGGTCCGCCGGCATCGGGACCGCATGTGGGCGGTGGCCCTGCGCACCCTGCGCGATCCCGAGGAAGCCTCCGACGCCCTGCAGGAAGCCTTCATCTCCGCCTTCCGCGCGGCGGCGAACTTCCGCGCGGAGTCGCAGGTCACCACCTGGTTGCACCGGATCGTGGTGAACGCGTGCCTGGACCGGATCCGGCGCAGGCAGGCCCGCCCGACGGTGCCCCTGCCGGAGACCGGGGTGCAGGAGCCCGCGACGCCGCGGGACTCGATGGCCGACCGGGAGACCCGTCTGGTCATCAAGGATGCGCTGGCCCAGCTCCCGGAGGACCAGCGCTTACCGATCGTGCTGGTGGACGTGGAGGGGTACTCGGTGAGCGAGACCGCCCGGATGCTGGGCATCGCCGAGGGCACCGTGAAGAGCCGCTGCGCCCGGGGCCGCGCCAAACTCGCCAAAGTTCTCGGTCACCTCCGGAACCCGGATGCACCGGTAGGCGTCCCAGCTTCCGAAAGCAAACGGGAGCGCGGCCGGCCTGGGGCACAGCGCGAGAGGGAGGGACGATGA